The following nucleotide sequence is from Nomascus leucogenys isolate Asia chromosome 13, Asia_NLE_v1, whole genome shotgun sequence.
GGTGGCCTTGCTCCAGGCTCTGCGGCTGACGGCGCTTTTGTCTCCGTTGAGTTTTGTGGCGGGAAGCTTCTGCGCTGGTGCTTAGTAACCGACTTTCCTCCCGACTCCTGCACGACCTGCTACTACAGCCGGCGATCCACTCCCGGCTCTTCCCCCGGAGGTGAGCGGCCCTGTGGGCTTCCCCGGCTCCCCACCCCCATCGCCAGAGTGCTCGCCGCGCTAGCAGCCTCGCGTTCCAGGGCTGGGGGTGCGCCGCCGGGATCCTCTCTCCTCGCCCCCGCCCCATCTGGGGTCCCCATTCAGCCGTCAGCCCTGTTTTGTCCTGAGGTGGTCCTAACTAGGATCCACGTGGCCCATCCCACGCCCACAGGTGCTGAGTTAGGCATCCCTGCCATGCCCTCCCAAAGCACCTTCACGATCTCCTTCCTGTCCCAACACTTAGCGTGTTGCGTGGTAACTACCCTTTGTCTATAAGGTTTGCCATGTAGCCCTAGTATCTTCCAGGGTACTTAACACATTGCAGATATTCATGgtatgtttgttaaataaatgaacttgATAGATTTGACCCTCAAAGATTTATTTGGACTTGCAAAAAGTTTGTAGTTAACTCCAATCTGTGATGTGGGAGAGACTTCTAGGCAGGTTGCTTTCTCTAGGGCATGTTCTTATATTTCCCATTACCCACCACCCCCCTGCAAAAGGACTGGGCCTATTTCAGGAAGGTGACTGATACCTGCACTGTAGCACAAGGGTTGTGCATTGTGCCTGCAGGAACAAAATTTTCAATAAAgtaaaagtttgtttgtttttgagacggagtttcgcttttgttgccgaggctggagtgcaatggcgcgatcttggcccactgcaacctctgcctcccgggttcaagcgattctgcctcagcctcccgagtagctgggattacaggcatgtgccactatgcccagctaatttttgtatttgtagtagagacagggtttcaccatgttggtcaggctggtctcgaactcctgacctcaggtgatccacccgcctcggcctcccagagcgttgggattacagatatgagccaccgcgcctggcctaagaaAGTAAAAGTTTTAAGAAGTGTTCTTGAATTAGTCCAAGAAGCAAGACTGGCTCCACAGCCATGAAGTTTGCAATGTAAAATATTCTTAGAGAGTTGCTGTGCAACTTCCTGGTCCCTGTGTCCCTCACTGGCTAAGCCTCTCCCTCAGCCCTGTGAGAGGACAGAAGAGTCAGGGCTGGATGCATGCATATCCCCAAAAGGCTATAGATTCatcctctcctctttttcctcagGGTCCAGAGGCCTTTCAGAAGGAGAAGGCAGCTCTGTTTCTCTGCAGAGGAGTAGGGTCCTTTCAGCCATGAAGCATTTGTTGAACCTCTACCTGTTAGGTGTGGTGCTGACCCTACTCTCCATCTTCGTTAGAGTGATGGAGTCCCTAGAGAGCTTACTAGAGAGCCCATCGCCTGGGACCTCCTGGACCACCAGAAGCCAACTAGCCAACACAGAGCCCACCAAGGGCCTTCCAGACCATCCATCCAGAAGCATGTGATAAGACCTCCTTCCGTACTGGCCATATTTTGGAACACTGACCTACACATGTCCAGATGGGAGTCCCATTCCTAGCAGACAAGCTGAGCACCAGTGTAACCAGAGAACTATTACTAGGCCTTGAAGAACCTGTCTAACTGGATGCTCATTGCCTGGGCAAGGCCTGTTTAGGCCGgtcgcagtggttcacgcctgtaatcctagcactttgggaggctgaggtgggtggatcacctgaggtcaggagttcgagaccagcctcgccaacatggtgaaaccccatctctactaaaaatacaaaagttagctgggtgtggtggcagaggcctgtaatcccagctacttgggaggctgaggcaggagaattgcttgaacccagggacggagtttgcagtgagccgagatcgcactgctgtacctagcctaggccacagagcaagactccatctcaaaaaaaaaaaaagaaaaaaagcctgttTAATGCACAGGTGTGAGTGGATTGCTTATGGCTGTGAGATAGGTTGATCTCGCCCTTACCCCAGGGTCTGGCATATGCTGTGCTTTCCTCAGCAGTATGACTCTTGACATCTCTTAGATGTCCCAACATCAGCTGTTGGGAGATAGTGATGTTTTCAACCCTATTTCCTAACATCTGTCTGGGGTTCCTTTAGTCTTGAATGTCTTATGCTCAATTATTTGGTGTTCAGCCTCTCTTTCACAAGAGCTCCTCCATGTTTGGATAGCAGTTGAAGAGGTGTGTGGATGGGCTGTTGGGAGGGAGAGGATAGAGTGTTCAGTGCCCatttctcattttacattttaaagtccTTCCTCCAACATAGTGTGTATTGGTCTGAAGGGGGTGGTGGCATGTCAAAGCCTGCTCAAGTTATGGACATGGTGGCCACCATGTGGCTTAAATGattttttctaattaataaaGTGGAATATATATTTCTACTGTGTGTCATTTTGACTTCTGCTCTTGAAATTCGTGGTAGGGAGGGTCTTAATTTCTAGACCTGAGGTTTAACATCTCAATCCTTTGGAGCAGGAAAGTGCTTAAATCACTTTGTTTAAAACACAGTATCAGTAGACTTCTGAATTTGGAAGCAGTTGGATCTGCCATGTATCAACCAGTTATGTGAGCCTAGGCCATGACTATTGCAGGCCTGTCATGACTAGATctgtaaagaagaagaaaaatgatcacCACTTCCAGCCCCTCTCCTTGAGTCTCTGGGGCAAAGAGGGCTATCAGTTCAGGGGGCCATGGCCTTTTTCTTCTGTACTCTTCAGCGTGTTTTACTTACCCACCAAAAAGGCTGCTTAATTCAGATTGTTCTCAGAGTCAGTTGGTAAAGTGTCCACACCACACAGATGATTATATCTGCTCTCCCAGATCTAAGCAACTTGGCCTTTACTCAAAAgttggagggttttttttcttgtatctacCATTCTTGTACTCCCTGTCCCATGTACAATTGTATTCACTCCTTTGCCCgtcacaatatatttatttacactcCCATCTGGGCGTGTGCATCATTTTATTAACTTGATTGACTTTTGCTAAAGTACAGCAATGGAGTACAGCGTCTTCTGTTAAGCCAGTTTTGCTTCCTGAGTGTTGTTAAAGTGTCACTACCCTAGAAGCCTGTAGGTTAAGCATCACTTTCATTTATTGCACGGTGGTTGTCACTAGTTATTTATCAAGTATTTCCAGTTTCCCACCTTCCAGGTACATTGTAAGTTGGTCCCTTTGTGGCTGGCAGGGCTTTGTTAGCATAGTACTACTCTCAAATCTATTTGGCTTTTTCTCTGGTTTCAGAGTTTCATGTGCCAGTAGTTACCCTCTTCTAGTcatatttcttatatttgatatattttctcattctcatGCCTCTAATTTGGGGTATTTTTGAACCTTCAATTGGAGAGCCTGCACCTTAAGTCTCTCCTCCAAGTGGCTTAGTTTAATTGAAGTGAtctgtgtgccaccacccccttGTGGTTGGATGAGGCCATGTCattagttctggccaatgagctGTGTGAGTGGTAGTGGCTTGCGTTAATTCTTCGTGAGAGCATTTCAGTGCTGGAGAAACCTGCGAGGCCCTCTTTTTGCCTCTGTGCAGTGACCAGCAATGCTTCCTATGGAACTGTTCATTAGTGTGGGTCCTGGAATGAGGATGCCATGGCACAGGGCCCTTAATCTGTCCGATCTGACTGTGATGTGGGAGAGACTTCTAGACAGGTTGCTTTCTCTAGGGCATGTTCTTGTATTTCCCAttaccccccaccccctgcaaaaGAACTGGGCCTGTTTCAGGAAGATGACTGATACCCACACTGTAGCACAGGAATTGTGCTACTGATATCTGGGGGTTTTGTTAACTGAAGTGTAACTTAGCTTATCCTGACTGGTACATTGTGTACAGCACCTATTGGATGCCAGGCATCAGCTAATACCTCATCGCTACGTGCCTCAAATGTACACAACGTATTGGGAGGAAAGCATGTGAACAAATAATGTGTCATAGTTTTATGATAGAAATATGTATACAGGATAGTGGGTACATAAAGTTATTTGTAGGCAGAAGAGGGGTGTTCAGGAAAAGCTTCTTAGAggatctcaattttttaaaaatgcgtAGGTTATAGGCTGCTGGCCAACTTAGGAAAAGGTGTCTCAGTGGAGGGAACAATGGGAGCAAAGGCATGGAGATGAGCCTATGCACAGCTCGTTTAGAAAACTGCAagtgcaggccaggcgtggtggctcacgcctgtaatcccagcactttgggaggccgacgcaggtggatcacctgaggttaggagtttgtgaacagcctggccaacatggggaaactccatctctattaaaaatacaaaaaattagctgggtgtggtggcaggtgcctgtaatcccagctactcaggaggctgaggcaagagaatcacttgaacctgggggtcagaggttgcagtgagccaagatgcgccattgcactccagcctgggcaacaaaagcgaaactccatctcaagaaaaagagaaCTGCCCGTacagggcaggcacagtggctcgtacctgtaaccccagcactttgggaggctctggcaggaggattgcctgagcccaggagtttaagaccagcctggggaacagagcaagaccccgtctttatttaaaaaaaaaatcatttaaaacaaaaattttttttccattcagggtctcattttgttgcccaggctggagtgcagtggtgggattgtggttcactgcaacctccacctcccaggctcaagcaattttcctgtctcagcctccccagtagctgggactacaggtgcacaccaccatgcccagctaatttttgtattttttgtagagatggagttttaccatgttgcccagactgtccTCGAACcccttggactcaagtgatccacctgtctcggcctcccaaagtgctgagattacaggtgtgaatcaccgcacccggcccactaCCCCCCCAACATTTTTTTAAgcgttagctgggcatagtggcgcacacctttagtcctagctaccaaaggggctgaagtgggaggatcacttgagcccaggagtttgaggctgcagtgagccatgatcatgccgctgtgctgcagcctgggtgacagaactagaccctgtctctctttttttttttttttttttttttttcgagacggagtctcgctctttcacccaggctggagtgcagtggcgcgacactccagcggcgcgatctcggctcactgcaggctccgccccccggggttcacgccattctcctgcctcagcctcctgcgtagctgggactacgggcgcccgccacctcgcccagctaattttttttgtatttttagtagagatggggtttcaccgtgttagccaggatggtctcgatctcctgacctcgtgatctgcctgcctcggcctcccaaagtgctgggattacaggcgtgagccacggcgcccggcccgaccctgtctcttaaaaaattaaggctgggcacggtggctcacacctgtaatcccagcactttgggaggccaaggcaggtagatcatttgagatcaggagttcgagaccagtctgaccaatatggtgaaaccctgtctctactaaattacaatatatacaaaaattagctgggcatggtggcaggcatctgtagtcccagctactggggaggctgagacgggaaaattgcttgaacctgggaggcagaggttacagtgagccgagatagtgccactgcactccagtctgggtgacagagcgagactccatctcaaaataaataaataaataataataaataaataatttttcaaagtgcAAGTACAAATTTTAAATCTTACTAGCTTGTGGCCTGAACTCTAGTGCCACCTAGTGGACCCTAAAGAAGGgaatattttatatactgtatGCTGTGTAAtgctttctgaatttgaatgACACTACCTCTGAAGCTTAAGATAACTATGAGAATATTAGGGGCTGGAAGATAAGATCTAGCCCAGCACTGTCCAATAAAAACATAATGCAaactacatatataatttaaaattttctagtgtCCCATTAAGGAGTAAAAAGAAACCGAAggtatttttaacatatttaacgCAATGTATTCAAGATATCATTCCAAAATATAACATAAAGTGTTATTAATGAGATatgttaaatactttttttgtgaTACTAAGTTTGTATACTGGTGGgcattttatacttaaaatatgtcTCTACTTggatttgccacattttctttagtttttgttggtggtgtttttttttgtttttgtttttttttgcgagttttgctctgtcgcccacgctggagtgcagtggcgcaatctcggttcactgcaacctctgcctctgggttcaagcaattctcgtgcatcagcctcctgagtagccgggattacaggcacccaccaccatgctgggctaatttttttttttttttttttttttggtagagatggggtttcaccatgttggtcaggctggttttgaactcttggcctcatgtgatctgcctgcctcagcctcccaaagtgctgggattacaggtgtgagccactgcgcccagcctggatttGCCACATTTTAAATGCTCACCGGTCACATGTGGTAGGTTAGTGGCTGCTGCACTAGATAGTGCTGGCCTAGCCCAGTCTTTATACTGCTGAGGAAATTGGCAGAAGATGACTAGGTCACTTAGGCAGTATTATTGAGCTAATTAGTAGTCAGTTCCCAGAATGCAGCTCTATTCCCTCcttcatgcttttctttcttctttttctaagacTCTAAAATGCAGTATAACAAAGGATGTCAATAATGAGCTTTGTCACTCCCAGGACGTTCGTAGGTGGAACATGTTCTTATTACTATTTCCTTTTAGATTATGTCCATACGCAtggggatttttatttatttatttattttttttttttgacagtgcctcgctctgttgcccaggctagagtgcagtggtgccatctcagctcactgcaacctccgccctctgggttcaagcgattctcctacctcagcctcctgaatagctgggaccacaggcacctgccaccacacccggctaatttttgcatttttaatggagacggggtttcaccatgttggccaggctggtcttgaactcaggctggtctgacctcaagtgatccacctgccttggcctcccaaagtgctggaattacaggcgtgaaccaccgcacccagccaggaatttCTATATTGTTTTAATAGCATGAATGCAATTTggcctcttgttttcttttttatttaccatTATAACCTGtggaattaaataattaataaaagtaGGTAGTCCAATGTAATCTGAGGAATTCTAATTTGGAGAACATTATACTCATATAAGACTTATTAgcaaaatataatgttaaataaatactatataaacTTCTCAGGCTTTAATAGATCTTAGGTGTCCAGGGGTGACAGAAATTAATAATTGGATGGAAGAATACAGAGAAGGCAAGACAATTCATGCTGGAAATGTGCTAAAAGTGCTTCAAAGGGAAACTATTACCCAGTAACCAAAAAGAAACCTGCTTTCCTCTCCCTTTTTATGTAAAGCTTTCCCTTCTTTTTTGGATATTTCTTCTTGGTAGTGGTGGTGGGCTGCATTTGTTGGGGTTAGTATATTAGTTGTTGATTGTTGTGTAACAAATACACCTTAACTTAGCAGTTTCAAGCAATTATTGTCTCATATAGTTGCTGATggtcaggaatctgggagtgGCTTAGCTGCATGGTTCTGGCTCTGAGCCAGAACCTCTCATGAGGTTGCGGTCAAGCTGTTGGCTGggactgcagtcatctgaagtcTCATCAGCAGCTAGAGGATTCATTTCCAAGTTAgctcacatggctgttggcaggcCTTCATTCCTGGATGGCTATTGGCTGGAGGCCTAAGTTCTTCACCATGTGGACTTCTCCACAAGGCTGCTCATGACATGGCAGATGGCTTCCCCTTGGGTGGAGTGATAGGAGGGCGAGGGCCAGGGTGAGGGTGGTACGGAGAGAGAAAAAACTACCAAGATGAAAGCTGCAGTGCCTTTTATAACCCAATCTTGGAAGGGACATATCACTACTTGTGCCTTGTCCTTTCAGTCACACAGACCAACCCTGATATGTTATGGATAGGGACTTGGAGACTGCTCCAAAGACCAGGAGGTGACAATCACTGGGGTCCTCTGGGAGGACCTTCAGTTAGGCCACCACAGTTGCCTTTTCCTTTTCAGGTCACTTACAAGGGTCTTTGTTGCTATGGAAGTGGATGTGGGCATAATCAAAGGATACATGTCGTACAGGCCTTTATTATATAAACCTCTGCAATAAAACAATGAATAACATATCACTGCCAAGACAGTTATACAGTGTtaaattggaatggaaaggaaggaatcaGAATTTCATGTGATAGAACACTTAAAGTCTGCCTGTGCACACGTATGAATATGCATTAGGGAGAAGTAAAAAAGTGACCTGAAAATCTTCCTAAAGTAATATTGTCTAGAAAGTTTGAGCGGTTTAACTGTGGCTAACAAGATTTCCTGAAGATAAAATGTTCCTGGGGCCTTAATAGTTACAAGAACTTTACCAATCAAGAAAGCAAATGTATAGGAGTCTAAAACTTACTTAGTTTTGCATATTCATTTCAGAGTACCAattataactttatttctttttaatttttaaaagtttagaaaaagaaCCAATTACAATGTTAAAAGGAAACAGGAAGGATAGATTTGGGGCCAATTATATTCCCATTTGGGTTTTTGTTACtataaaaatgggaatattaaagatttttaaaaatgagtgtgGTAATAGAGTACAAATCTGCAAATGATGAATcagcaattatatttttatatcaaacaGGGTATGTTTGTGATATTGATATAGTATTAATGCACTgtgaatttattgatttattttgagatggagtcttgctctgtcgtgcagactggtgtgcagtggtgcgatctcagctcactgcaacctctgtgatatggtttagctgtgtccccacccaaatctcatcttgaattcctatgtgttgtgggagggacctggtggaaggtaattgaatcatgggggcaatcaattctttcctgtgctgttcttgtgatagtaaataagtctcacaagatctgatggtttgttttttttttttcgagatggagtcactctgttacccaggctggtgtgaagtggtgcaatctca
It contains:
- the HILPDA gene encoding hypoxia-inducible lipid droplet-associated protein, which translates into the protein MKHLLNLYLLGVVLTLLSIFVRVMESLESLLESPSPGTSWTTRSQLANTEPTKGLPDHPSRSM